atttgatttttaattaaattaataaaatatttataggGGCATGCTGTATAGATGATTATACTGCAAAAGCATTAGATGcagattttttaattcattatggACATTCATGTTTAATACCGATTGATCAGACAGTTGGTATTAAAGTACTTTATGTATTTGTCAATATCAAAATTGATACTTTACACTGTATTGAATGTTTACAAGCTACCTTACCAATTACAACTAAAATAGCACTTGTGAGTACCATACAGTTTGTAAATACATTACAAGCAGTCGCACTGGAAATGAGAAAAAATGGTTATGAAATATCTATACCACAAAGTAAACCATTAAGTCCTGGTGAGGTACGTATGCTTATGATTACTCTATAGAATATAgagaattattaaattgtacatttcacaagatttatatttttataaagatTTTAGGTTGCACAGCACCACAAATTCGATGCGTTGATGCAATTATTTATGTGGGAGATGGTCGATTTCATTTAGAAGCAGCAATGATTGCTAATCCAAAGTTACAAGCATTTCGATACGATCCttacgaaaaaaaaatgacaCAAGAATTTTACAATCATGAAGAAATGCTAAAAACTAGATTAACGGCGACCGAACATGCAAAAGAAAGTAGTAGATTTGGATTGATACTTGGAACTCTAGGAAGACAAGGAAATATTAATGTTCTgagaaatatagaaaataaaattaattcactaGGAAAAGAATACGTGATTATATTACTCTCAGAAATATTTCcagataaaattaaattatttaaggGTATCGATGCTTTTATACAGGtaatattattgtaaattaCACCTGCATAAATGCACGGACACAATTGTATTTGTAACCATATCATACATCATATGTTGTAGGTCGCGTGTCCACGGTTGAGTATAGATTGGGGTACAGCATTTGAAAAACCATTTCTTACACCATACGAAGGAGCTGTTGCTTTGAAAATGGTCAATCACAACAGTGAGAAACCATATCCTATGGATTTCTATGCTTCTATTAGTCTTGGTCCATGGACTCCTAACTATAAGGAATGTGATTTAGAGAAACAAATTGATTCTTGTTGTGGTAAATGTAAagataaaacataaataataaaaattaatctaaTCTATTATTATGAAccaaattgttatttaaaaattcctaAACCTTTtcttattctattttaatgatttttagaatgattttttgcaaataaatattcatacatttaataataagcgtagtaatttataataaacatgTAGATGTATTGAAATACATTATATGCTTTTAACCGGTGATAGGGTGATTATACAAAGATACAAGGGTCCGCGTGGGCGAATTACGTCATACGCCCACCTGTAGCCGCGCACACGTATAAAGCTTTATATGTGATCGCAGTGTAGATTAAAAAAACAATTGTTACAAATCGTTAAATTTTGTTTGCATTTGAATTTACATATTAACAAACATATTTAAcgtaaatatattttatacgtATCGTTATCGATTTAAATTTCtgaacttttaaataaattacaaataatcAATGATAATTTTTCGTTGTATTATTTGATCAATATTGTTTTTCgatgaattaatttaaatatgtaatgtttaaaaatcattattataaaGCAATTACTATATAAATGGAATAATATGGAAGATAAAATGCTATGGAAATGTTATTATGAAAAGGTCACGGGGTAGATCGCATAGATCCCAGGGGTAGAAGGTTGTTTCGGCCGCACCCCGGCATCGCGACGTCAGTCGATGTTCCAACGTGGCTCAACAAGTACACGCGGTAGCGTGCAGTTagttcaaatattttaaaatgtttcaCACAATATAAGTTGGTtattcctttattttattgaaaaatatattgaagaaAAGCACAACAAACAAGTATTACTTCAGAAATATCAATATTGTTGCAGTTATTTGTTCACTGAACAAATAATAGTAAAACATTACATTAGCAAACTGTAAGTACATAAACataattttgacaatatttTTGTTGGTATCAAATAACTtgtctttttatttaattaaggATATTTGTTCATAGATTGATGTGAAATACTGTTTACTAAATCATTTcatctattatttaaaattcattatgaATACTAATGAAGTTAAATTACTGattatgtttaaaaaaaagaaaagcagaaGATACTATCGGTAATGTTAATTCatacaataataattgtattattaattttgaaaggaATATTTTTGAATGACATCCAAAATAATGAATGGGGATAAGTGGGAGGGAAAGTGGCCTAAACAGCAATCGCAGGCTAATAAAACAGTAAGAAGGAATATTAGGCGAAATGAAAAGTCTGGATTAAAATTAGCAAAATCCTCTAGAGGAACAACACCTAGAGAGAGAACTCTTAGAAGACTGGAGAGtaatgaaagagaaagaatgagAATGCACAGTTTGAATGATGCATTtcaggtaaaaaaaaaaatattttcaatcatCTTTACATAGGATTATACAAGAtttaaattattccattttatAGTCATTGCGTGAAGTAATTCCACATGTAACTAAGGAACGACGGTTATCCAAAATTGAAACATTAACTCTGGCAAAAAATTATATAGTTGCCCTGACAGATGTGATATGTGAAAtgagaaatgaagaaaaagctACAGATCAGCGAATAGAAGTTTCAGAATCTCAGGAATCAtccaaaaatatgaatatttgtCTAAATATGAATATTCCAATTCCTTCAAAATCTTGTAGTTAGggaacttttaatttttatcagaATCAAAGATTTATGAAAGAACACAATTCTAAGAATAATGCAGGCCtataaaatgatgaaaattattttttaacaccgAAATTGgtttcaatattaaaactaCTTCAAGAGTACTCTGATTGAATTTGTCAAAgctttatataatttatatattgaaaaaaaaagaagaaagtaactTATATAACttataaattaatgtttaatttaaatcctctttttttttcaatttat
This region of Osmia bicornis bicornis chromosome 5, iOsmBic2.1, whole genome shotgun sequence genomic DNA includes:
- the LOC114871148 gene encoding 2-(3-amino-3-carboxypropyl)histidine synthase subunit 1 isoform X2, which translates into the protein MNEECDSVVVVKAKPVRKVFKAPFKINKIPEDILNDQLLNAAIAALPSNYNFEIHKSIWRIKEAKAKRVALQMPEGLLMYATTIADIIEEFTEAETVIMGDVTYGACCIDDYTAKALDADFLIHYGHSCLIPIDQTVGIKVLYVFVNIKIDTLHCIECLQATLPITTKIALVSTIQFVNTLQAVALEMRKNGYEISIPQSKPLSPGEILGCTAPQIRCVDAIIYVGDGRFHLEAAMIANPKLQAFRYDPYEKKMTQEFYNHEEMLKTRLTATEHAKESSRFGLILGTLGRQGNINVLRNIENKINSLGKEYVIILLSEIFPDKIKLFKGIDAFIQVACPRLSIDWGTAFEKPFLTPYEGAVALKMVNHNSEKPYPMDFYASISLGPWTPNYKECDLEKQIDSCCGKCKDKT
- the LOC114871148 gene encoding 2-(3-amino-3-carboxypropyl)histidine synthase subunit 1 isoform X1; the protein is MMYKCAIMNEECDSVVVVKAKPVRKVFKAPFKINKIPEDILNDQLLNAAIAALPSNYNFEIHKSIWRIKEAKAKRVALQMPEGLLMYATTIADIIEEFTEAETVIMGDVTYGACCIDDYTAKALDADFLIHYGHSCLIPIDQTVGIKVLYVFVNIKIDTLHCIECLQATLPITTKIALVSTIQFVNTLQAVALEMRKNGYEISIPQSKPLSPGEILGCTAPQIRCVDAIIYVGDGRFHLEAAMIANPKLQAFRYDPYEKKMTQEFYNHEEMLKTRLTATEHAKESSRFGLILGTLGRQGNINVLRNIENKINSLGKEYVIILLSEIFPDKIKLFKGIDAFIQVACPRLSIDWGTAFEKPFLTPYEGAVALKMVNHNSEKPYPMDFYASISLGPWTPNYKECDLEKQIDSCCGKCKDKT
- the LOC114871151 gene encoding protein dimmed-like, whose protein sequence is MTSKIMNGDKWEGKWPKQQSQANKTVRRNIRRNEKSGLKLAKSSRGTTPRERTLRRLESNERERMRMHSLNDAFQSLREVIPHVTKERRLSKIETLTLAKNYIVALTDVICEMRNEEKATDQRIEVSESQESSKNMNICLNMNIPIPSKSCS